A stretch of Stegostoma tigrinum isolate sSteTig4 chromosome 23, sSteTig4.hap1, whole genome shotgun sequence DNA encodes these proteins:
- the dexi gene encoding dexamethasone-induced protein homolog has translation MTIYADLDSVESLFDELPYMFYVGLFFVNVLILYYAFLMEYILLNVGIVFLPDDFDQALVDLGVLSDPASVTYDTDPDLDVFDGYFD, from the coding sequence ATGACCATTTATGCTGACCTCGATTCGGTGGAGTCGCTGTTCGATGAGCTGCCCTATATGTTTTACGTGGGATTGTTTTTTGTGAACGTGCTGATCCTGTACTATGCCTTCCTGATGGAGTACATCCTCCTTAACGTGGGCATCGTCTTCCTCCCGGACGACTTCGACCAGGCTCTCGTCGACCTCGGGGTGCTCTCGGATCCCGCGTCGGTCACCTACGACACCGACCCCGATTTGGATGTATTCGACGGCTACTTTGACTAA